The region GTTACCCGCGCCTGCCGGCGGAGGGTAGGCACAAGCTGAGCCAGTCAGTGTAGCGCGCGTGCGGCCCCGGACATCTAAGGGCATCACAGACCTGTTATTGCTCAATCTCGGGTGGCTGAACGCCACTTGTCCCTCTAAGAAGTTGGACGCCGACCGCTCGGGGGTCGCGTAACTAGTTAGCATGCCAGAGTCTCGTTCGTTATCGGAATTAACCAGACAAATCGCTCCACCAACTAAGAACGGCCATGCACCACCACCCACGGAATCGAGAAAGAGCTCTCAATCTGTCAATCCTGTCCGTGTCCGGGCCGGGTGAGGTTTCCCGTGTTGAGTCAAATTAAGCCGCAGGCTCCACTCCTGGTGGTGCCCTTCCGTCAATTCCTTTAAGTTTCAGCTTTGCAACCATACTCCCCCCGGAACCCAAAGACTTGGGTTTCCCGGGAGCTGCCCGGCGGGTCATGGGAATAACGCCGCCGGATCGCCAGTCGGCATCGTTTATGGTCGGAACTACGACGGTATCTGATCGTCTTCGAACCTCCGACTTTCGTTcttgattaatgaaaacattcttggcAAATGCTTTCGCTCTAGGCCGTCTTGCGCCGGTCCAAGAATTTCACCTCTAGCGGCACAATACGAATGCCCCCGGCCGTCCCTCTTAATCATGGCCCCGTTTccgaaaaccaacaaaatagaaCCGGAGTCCTATTCCATTATTCCTAGCTGCAGTATGCCGGCGGCCGGCCTGCTTTGAACACtctaattttctcaaagtaaacGCTTCGGGCCCCGCGGGACACTCAGCTAAGAGCATCGAGGGGGCGCcgagaggcaggggctgggacaggcggtGGCTCGCCTCGCGGCGGACCGCCAGCTCGATCCCAAGATCCAACTACGagctttttaactgcagcaactTTAAGATACGCTATTGGAGCTGGAATTACCGCGGCTGCTGGCACCAGACTTGCCCTCCAATGGATCCTCGCTCAAGGATTTAAAGTGCGCTCATTCCAATTACAGGGCCTCGAAAGAGtcctgtattgttatttttcgtCACTACCTCCCCGGGTCGGGAGTGGGTAATTTGCgcgcctgctgccttccttggaTGTGGTAGCCGTTTCTCAGGCTCCCTCTCCGGAATCGAACCCTGATTCCCCGTCACCCGTGGTCACCATGGTAGGCACAGACAGTACCATCGAAAGTTGATAGGGCAGACATTCGAATGGGTCGTCGCCGCCGCGGGGGCGTGCGATCGGCTCGAGGTTATCTAGAGTCACCAAAGCTGCCGGGCGGGCCcgggttggttttggtctgaTAAATGCACGCGTCCCCGGAGGTCGGCGCTCGTCGGCATGTATTAGCTCTAGAATTACCACAGTTATCCAAGGAGCGGGAGAGGAGCGACCAAAGGAACCATAACTGATTTAATGAGCCATTCGCAGTTTCACTGTACCGCCCGTGTGTACTTAGACATGCATGGCTTAAGCTTTGAGACAAGCATATGCTACTGGCAGGATCAACCAGGTAGCCGCCACCcgagcggcgccgcccgccgccgccccgacgacggcggcggcccccgccgggccccgcggcccggccgacTGGGCGGCGCCTGGGCGGGgaaggcgccgcgcgcgcgcggcgggaACCGCGCGCGGCGACGGCCGACCCCGGCGGCCGGCCcttcccgcgccgccgcgggcaAGGAACCGGGACCGCTGCGCAGCTTTCGCGTCAGGCGGCCTCCCGCGGGCTCGCCTTCCTTTCCctcgcgcggccgcgcgcgcgccacgccgccggccgcggctcgGCTGGGGCTGACCCGCCCCCGAAGCcggcccggccggccggccggcggcTCGGCCGCGCGGCACCACCGGACGTGCTAGAGGAGACGGCGACCCGACGAGGCGGGCGCGGCCCGGTCCCCGAGGCCCCTTCGGCCAGGGCGGCTCGCTCggcagcgggcggcggcgcggcgaccCGCTGCGCTCTCCGGCGCTacctgcgggcggggggcgcttccccccgagcctttttctttcctcccttttctctctcgcctctctctggctcgccgtcgcggctccggccgcaccgccgcccggcgctgcTCGCGGCCGGCACCCACGGGCGCCACCCGGACCCAGGCCGGCACCGGCACCTCGCCTGTTTTtacccaaggacacctgaaaagctcgcggggccgcgcggccgTCACACAGCTCGGTACGGTGAAGAAGCCCCTCCCCGGCGGGAGGGGCGACACCTCGCCTGCCACGGGAAGCCCACGGGCAGAGGAGACCGCCCGGCCCGAACACCGGCCTCCGCCGCGCCTCTCGGCCGGCCACGGAGGAGCGCCGGCCCGCCGGGGGCCCTCTCCCACGCCTCCCGAAAAGCCTCATCCATCGTCACTCGGGGAACGGCCCCACGGCCACTCTCGCTCAGCCTGCCACTACGCGGAGGACGGCACGTGCCCCAGGCCGCCGACGCCGGCGGCCCGCACGCTACTCTCCACGGCTCTCTCCCGGCCCGGCAGGAGGCGGGTGCCGCCGGACGCCCGGCTCCGGACAACCCACGcttccggccccgccgggcccacgGCCGCCCCCCGCAGAGCGGCACCTCCAGCGTGCGAAAGCGCCACCGAACGTGCCGCGGGGCCACCGGCTTTCGCCCGCCTCGCGGCCGTCGGCTTCCCCCAGAAAGGCCGGGGGACGGCgacggggagaaaaacaaaaagcccccgaGAAAAAAGCACGCGCGCCTCTCGCTCGCCGTGCTAGCCACGGCcgcccggggctcggggcggggcccgcgcccCTCGCTCCCCGATTCCCTCtcgctgcccacgggctcgCGCCTCGGCGGCGGCCGGCCGCTGCCGGGCCGCTCTCGCGCTCTCAcgcactttctcttccctggcgcGCTCGGCGTGCTGCGGCTTAAGGCCGCCggagcaaaaatcaaaaaaacggaaaaaaaagGCCGGGAGGGCGCCCCACTTCGCCCGCAACCCGGCCCCCGGCCGACAGACCTTCGCGGAACCCAGCCCTCCGGCAGCCAGGCCGGCGGGGCAGGCCCGACCGCAcgggccgcccggccgccgtgGCTCTCGCGCCGGcctaagaggagggaggggcgaggcgccgccgcctcgcccgccaACGGCCATCGTgcgtccccagggctccccggcgACTCTGTCGGGTTCTCGGTctgccggcgcggccgccggccacagcctggccggccggcgccgccgccttcgGCCCGCTGGGCGGGTCCCCGGCTTAGGGCCGAGGAAGGGGGAACGAACAAAAGAGCCGAGGCGTGCCGAGGGCGCCGCCTCGCCCGACCATCGGGCGGTCCCGTCACCGAGCCCCTCCGGCAACCGGCCGGGCCCAGGCGAGGCCGCACGCCCACCGCCAGTCCCCGGCACGCCGCCGGCACCGCTGCCGCCCGGCAGCCGAGGACAGGGCGCCGCCACCCAGGCCCGGGCCATCTTCGGGGCTCTCGGGAGGCGGCCGGGGAAAAAGCCCGCGCAGGCTCGGCCCTTCGAGCCCCGGCCGCCAACCGCCCGCAACaatgcccgccgccgccgccggacgaCGGGCGCCGGCTTAAGGCCGGCCCACCGAAAGGACGagacgccgccgcctcgccgccctCGCACACCATCGCCTTCGCCCGGGGCCCTCGGGGAGCCGGCAGCCGCCACCGGCTCGGGCTGGACGCTGCTGTCGGGCCCCCGCGGGCCCCCCTCGGCCGTCCCAGTCCCGCACTCCCTCGGCTGCGCTTTCGCGCTCGGCTCTCGTCTTCCTCTCCCGTCATCGGGCCCGCCCGAGGAAGCCGGTCGAGAGCCCCGCGGCTTTCTCGCGCCGGCCTTCCTGCCGCTCGTGGGGTTGGCCGGCCCGTGGCACGCGCCGAAGGCCGCGCGGCAGCAGACGCGGAAGAAAAGGGGCCCTCGGAACCCGCGCTGCTAGACAACCCCTGCCCACAATACGGACAGACGCGTCCTGGCGCCGCCGCGCCTCCGAAGCGGCTCGAGGCTCCTCAGCGGGGAGGCGCGCGAGAGCAGGCCGCCTCTCGCCTAGACCTAACCGGAGGCGGCGCCCGACAGCGACCCCTTGGCCGACTTCCGGGGCCGGCCgcgacaacaggtctaccccgaAAATGCCGACAGGCGCCTAAGTCCCGCCGGAgccgggtagacctggtggccCTGCGCCGGGACGCCGCCGGGGCGCGGGCCGCctgcggcggccgcggcggccgcaTCGGCCGGCtccggaaccgggtagacctgatgctcgccagccccggaaccgggtagacctgatgctcgaCAGCACCCGGCGGGGCACGAGGCCGGCCGCGCCCGACTGGGCGAACGGGTCGGCCCGGAAGCCCGggccaccaggtctacccgccgagctcgggcaccaggtctacccgccgggcccgaacaccaggtctacccgccgggccccgacaccaggtctacccgccgggcccggacaccaggtctacccgccgggctcggacaccaggtctacccgccgggcccggacaccaggtctacccgccgggcccgaacaccaggtctacccgcctaACCCGAacgccaggtctacccgccgggctcgggcaccaggtctacccgccgggcccggacaccaggtctacccgccgggctcggacaccgggtctacccgccgggctcggacaccgggtctacccgccgggcccggacaccaggtctacccgccgggcccgaacaccaggtctacccgcctaACCCGAacgccaggtctacccgccgggctcggacaccaggtctacccgccgggcccggacaccaggtctacccgccgggcccggacaccgggtctacccgccgggctcggacaccgggtctacccgccgggcccggacaccaggtctgcccgccgggcccggacaccaggtctacccgccgggctcggacaccaggtctacccgccgggcccggacaccaggtctacccgccgggctcgggcaccaggtctacccgccgggctcggacaccaggtctacccgccatgctcggacaccaggtctacccgccgggctcggacaccaggtctacccgccgggctcggacaacaggtctacccgccgggctcggacaccaggtctacccgccaggctcggacaccaggtctacccgccgggctcggacaacaggtctacccgccatgctcggacaacaggtctacccgccgggctcggacaacaggtctacccgccgggctccgagAGCAGCTGTACCCACCGGCACCCCCGCCGCCGAGCCCAGTCGGCCGCCGCCCTGCCACCTTAAGAGAGTCCCAGCTACTCCCCCTCTGGACCCGCGCCGCGGACAACgccctctctttcccactcggagccccgggcaggaaCGGCGGCGCCTCGGCACCCGCCGAGGGCCTCGGCTAAGCGCTCGGAACCCGCTCCAGCCACCCGACTCGGAGAGCGGCTCGAGCCGACGAGCCCGGaccacaggtctacccgctgccccgggacaccaggtctacccgccggcttCGGACCaggggtctacccgccgggcacggACGACAACTCTACCCGCTGCGCACCTCTGCGGCCgagccgaggcggcggcagccgtGCCACCCGGGCAGAGTCCCGGTTGCTCTCCCcgtttccccgccccgcagagaacgtctcttctttcaccctcggggcaggggaaaggctgctacGCTCGGAGCGCCGGGCAGAAAGCGCAGCGCTAAGCCCCGAGACCGGCTCTAGCCGCTACTCTCGGACATCGGCTCTTCCCGGCGGCGCCGAGGCGGCCGAGCCCGGTCGGCCGCAGCCGTGCCGcctaaagagagtcccagttactccccgggcttccccgccccgcagagaacgtttcttctttcagcctcggggcaggggaaagccttAACGCCGGAGAGGAAGTCTGCCGCAAAGGGCCACGGGAGATGGAGTCCCCGCAACGAGCCCCCCGGGAGAGTACTGGACGGAGCATGCGCGCTGGAAGGACTCCctaagaactgtgggaaatcgGGGAGGTCGGGGCAGGGCCGGAAGGGCACGCCGGCGCGCCGACCGACGGATCGAGCGGTCGCACGCCGTCTGCTCGCTCCGTGAATTCGGTGCCACGCTCGGAGCACCGGCCGGAAACGGCAGCGCTTCGGCGCCGGCCGAGGGCCCTCGCCGAGCCCTCGGAGCGGCTCTAGCTGCCGGACCTGGACAGGAGCTCTACCCACGGGGCTCGGAGACCGGGTCCACTcgccgccgggcggcggcgccgctccggctctaagtccgccggccggcgggaacaggtctacccgcatccgggccgggcggcggcgccgccgctccggctctaagtccgccggtcggcgggaacaggtctacccgcatccgggccgggcggcggcgccgctccggctctaagtccggcggccggcgggaacaggtctacccgcatccgggccgggcggcggcgccgccgctccggctctaagtccgccggtcggcgggaacacgtctacccgcatccgggccgggcggcggcgccgctccggctctaagtccgccggtcggcgggaacaggtctacccgcatccgggccgggcggcggcgccgccgctccggctctaagtccggcggccggcgggaacaggtctacccgcgaccgggacgggcggcggcgccgctccggctctaagtccgccggtcggcgggaacaggtctacccgcatccgggccgggcggcggcggcgccgctccggctctaagtccgccggtcggcgggaacaggtctacccgcgaccgggacgggcggcggcgccgctccggctctaagtccgccggtcggcgggaacaggtctacccgcatccgggccgggcggcggcgccgctccggctctaagtccgccggccggcgggaacacgtctacccgcatccgggccgggcggcggcgccgctccggctctaagtccggcggccggcgggaacaggtctacccgcatccgggccgggcggcggcgccgctccggctctaagtccggcggccggcgggaacaggtctacccgcatccgggccgggcggcggcgccgccgctccggctctaagtccggcggccggcgggaacaggtctacccgcatccgggccgggcggcggcgccgccgctccggctctaagtccgccggtcggcgggaacaggtctacccgcatccgggccgggcggcggcgccgctccggctctaagtccggcggccggcgggaacaggtctacccgcatccgggccgggcggcggcgccgccgctccggctctaagtccgccggtcggcgggaacaggtctacccgcatccgggccgggcggcggcgccgccgctccggctctaagtccgccggtcggcgggaacaggtctacccgcgaccgggccgggcggcggcgccgctccggctctaagtccgccggccggcgggaacacgtctacccgcatccgggccgggcggcggcgcccagggtctaagtcctcccgccggtaacaggtctacccgccgctaaggccagccgcggcgcccagggtctaagtcctcccgttggtaacaggtctacccgccgctaaggccagcccaggcgctccggctctaagtcccctcgccgggaacacgtctaccccgCCTCACCCAGCAACGGGGAGAACCGACCCTCAGCGCTCCACCCGCACGCGCCGGGGAGGTGGACGGGACCGCCTTCGTCCCGCACCGCCCAGGCGCGCCCGGGGGGCGCCGAGGCTCGGCCGCTTCCCGCTGCGCCGCGGGGCTACCAGGTCTACCCCGCGGCGGGGAGACGACGACGGCGgcggggtccccgcgccccgcggcgagggaacccctcggccgccgccgccgcccctcggcaccggagcgccccccccgagccccccgccccgcgtatcgggtttcgggacccgcgcggagggaagaccgggcggcgcgccgggcggcgcgccgggcggcgccgggcgggaaggacggcgggcaccgccgcgccgcgcggcctcgcccccccgccccgcgtatcgggtttcgggacccgcgcggagggaaggacgcgccgccgccggcggcggcccgcacgcgcgcgcgcgcgcgccccctcTCGCTCGCCCTCGGGCCCGGCCCCCGAGACCCCGCGTATCGGGCCttggacccgcgcggagggagaccgggccgagcgcggcgcgcgcgcgccgggcgccggGGCCCCCTGTCGGCAcccggcccgccgcccgccggacggccggacggccggacggaGGACAAAAGCTTGTGTCGAGGGCTGATTCTCAATAGATCGCAgcgagggagctgctctgctacgTACGAAACCCTGACCCAGAATCAGGTCGTCTACGAATGATTTAGCGCCGGGTGCCCCACGATCATGCGGTACGCGACGGGGGAGAGGCGGCGCCGCGTCCGTCCGCCCCTCCGCTCCCGACCACGAGCGGCGCTCCGCAccgggcccgccccggggggcgggcggccggcTATCGCGAGCCCACCGAGGCGCCGGCGGCGCTGCGGTATCGCTACGTCTAGGCGGGATTCTGACTTAGAGGCGTTCAGTCATAAGCCCGCAGATGGTAGCCTCGCGCCAGTGGCTCCTCAGCCAAGCGCACGCACCAGGGGTCTGAACCTGCGGTTCCTCTCGTACTGAGCAGGATTACTATTGCAACAACACATCATCAGTAGGGTAAAACTAACCTGTCTCACGACGGTCTAAACCCAGCTCACGTTCCCTATTAGTGGGTGAACAATCCAACGCTTGGTGAATTCTGCTTCACAATGATAGGAAGAGCCGACATCGAAGGATCAAAAAGCGACGTCGCTATGAACGCTTGGCCGCCACAAGCCAGTTATCCCTGTGGTAACTTTTCTGACACCTCCTgcttaaaacccaaaaagccagaAGGATCGTGAGGCCCCGCTTTCACGGTCTGTATTCGTACTGAAAATCAAGATCAAGCGagcttttgcccttctgctccGCGGGAGGTTTCCGTCCTCCCTGAGCTCGCCTTAGGACACCTGCGTTACGCTTTGACAGGTGTACCGCCCCAGTCAAACTCCCCACCTGCCGCTGTCCCCGGAGCGGgtcgcgcccggcgcgcgccgggcgcttGGCGCCAGAAGCGAGAGCCCCCCTCGGGGCTCGCCCCCCCGCCTCACCGGGTAAGTGAAAAAACGATCAGAGTAGTGGTATTTCACCGACGGCCGGGACGCCGGCGGGCGGGTCGCCCCGCACCGCCGAGCGCGCGCCCGGCCTCCCACTTATTCTACACCTCTCATGTCTCTTCACAGCGCCAGACTAGAGTCAAGCTCAACAGGGTCTTCTTTCCCCGCTGATTCCGCCAAGCccgttcccttggctgtggtttcGCTGGAGAGTaggtagggacagtgggaatctcGTTCATCCATTCATGCGCGTCACTAATTAGATGACGAGGCATTTGGCTATTAAACgaacacacacagagtgtaTGCACCTTTTCCGGGTTAGGGGTGGCCCGTCCACCATCGTCATAATCGGTGAGCGCGAGAAGTAATCATTACGAGATTCGTCACTTTTGGGGTATGGGGTCACAATAGGTACCACAGCTTTAATAACAGTAAAATCTAAGATACTACAAGTAAAGAACTAATAACAGTAAAGTACATGAGTGAATAACAGTAATAGATAGATAACAGAATGAGTTAACTTACAGAGCTGTGTGAACTTTTGCTAGCAAACATGTGCACAATGTCAACAGAGGTGAGAAGGGCTCTGGACGCCAATGCTCGGGCTGTCCTTTCCCGCTTTGAGGCTGATAATCCGAGGATCTGCAAAAGATCAAAGTTTTTATTGTACCACTTACCCCTCGCTCCAAGGGGGAAGCCCATGAAGGTGACTTTGTCTGTGTTGGTTAGCTCTTGGACCTCCTTTTCTAGATGTTGATATttcttaaccttttctttttctgccttttccagtGTGGTGTCATCCGCTTCATATCTTACTGTCACGTCCACTACAAGTGCCTCCTTGTCTTTAACGAAGATGAGGTCGGGTTTGAATAGCACTCCCTCTCTGTCTCTTATATTGGGTTCCTGGTAGACTAcccagtttttctttttggcttccTCTGATAGCATGCCACAGATGTAATTATGGCGCTTTATCCTGGCATCTTTCACGACTGGGCATTGCCCGATGATATGAACACAGGATTCATTCCCGGCTTGGCAATGTCTACAGGACCTGTTATATCCTTCCTTCTGTCCTCTGGCTAGATATTCTCTAGTGGGATAGACATTTGCCCTTAGCTGCAGAGCTGTCAGGAGCTTCCTATGGGGTATACCTCTATAGTTCTTTAACCAGCTGTTACTAATTGTATCCCCCTCAAAGTTAGTAACTCCAATACCTTGGGATTGAAGCTGGCTCCATTTCTGGAACTCTTTCTTCTTCCAATTACAGGGCCTTGGGTAGATGTTTCTTGGTGTACTCACTTCCCATTCAGATGCCTCTTCGTCATCCAGAGTTGATGTTACCACCATTGGTTTCACTGTCCAGATGTTTGGGATCTTATCCTTGTCTCCTCCCGCTATTGTCCATAGTTTCTCATATGTCTGCATGATGTTTTCCTCCTGTAAAACAGCCTTTAAAGTGTTATCAGAACATTGTGCTAGCCTATGTAGTCTTCTAGCCTGCACACTCGGGATCAATGCTTGTAGTTTGGTAATGCCTAGTCCTCCATCCTTGATACTGGAGTATAAAATAGCATCGCAAGTGTTGGCTGGTAGATGTAACCATTTCTTGACTGTTGTCCTAATCTTTAGATCTAGGGTTTCTAAGAATCCAGCTTTTATCTCTGTATGATCTGCTAAGTATATTACTCGTCATAGTTACTCCCGCCGTTTACCCGCGCTTcattgaatttcttcactttgacattcagagcactgggcagaaatCACATCGCGTCAACACCCGCCGCGGGCCTTCgcgatgctttgttttaattaaacagtcggATTCCCCTGGTCCGCACCAGTTCTAAGCCGGCTGCTAGGCGCCGGCCGAGGCGGGGCGCcggcccggggaccccccccggggaccctccCCCGCGCCGACCGCgcggcccgcgccggccgcggccgggcgcGCGGGCGCCCGCCGGGACCGCGCGCCGCAGGCGACCCGCGGCGCGCGGccggccgcggcgccgcgcacgcggcggccgccgctgggGCGCCGGCCACggccgggcggagggcgggcggaggggggggcgggcggcgcccgcCGCAGCTGGGGCGATCCACGGGAAGGGCCCGGCGCGCGTCCAGAGTCGCCGCCGCGCgccggcccgcgcgggccgccgcgcccgggcgggcgcggggcgccgcACGCACCCGCGCGCGGCGCCTCGTCCAGCCGCGGCGCGCGCCCAGCCCCGCTTCGCGCCCCAGCCCGACCGACCCAGCCCTTAGAGCCAATCCTTATCCCGAAGTTACGGATCCGGCTTGCCGACTTCCCTTACCTACATTGGTCCAACATGCCAGAGGCTGTTCACCTTGGAGACCTGCTGCGGATATGGGTACGGCCCGGCGCGAGACTTACACCCTCTCCCCCGGATTTTCACGGGCCAGCGAGAGCTCACCGGACGCCGCCGGAACCGCGACGCTTTCCAAGGCGCGGGCCCCTCTCTCGGGGCGAACCCATTCCAGGGCGCCCGgcccttcacaaagaaaagagaactctccccggggctcccgccggcTTCTCCGGGATCGGTTGCGTCACCGCACTGggcgcctcgcggcgcccgTCTCCGCCACTCCGGATTCGGGGATCTGAACCCGACTCCCTTTCGATCGGCTGAGGGCAACGGAGGCCATCGCCCGCCCTTTCGGAACGGCGCTCGCCTATCGCTTAGGACCGACTGACCCATGTTCAACTGCTGTTCACATGGAACCCTGCTCCACTTCGGCCTTCAAAGCTCTCGTTTGAATATTTGCTACTACCACCAAGATCTGCACCTGCGGCGGCTCCACCCGGGCCCGCGCCCCAGGCTTCGAGGCTCACCGCAGCGGCCCTCCTACTCGTCGCGGCCTagcctcccgccctccccgagGGGGGGCTCCGCATTGCCGGCGACGGCCGGGTATGGGCCCGACGCTCCAGCGCCATCCATTTTCAGGGCTAGTTGATTCGGCAGGTGAGTTGTTACACACTCCTTAGCGGATTCCGACTTCCATGGCCACCGTCCTGCTGTCTAGATCAACCAACACCTTTTCTGGGCTCTGATGAGCGTCGGCATCGGGCGCCTTAACCCGGCGTTCGGTTCATCCCGCAGCGCCAGTTCTGCTTACCAAAAGTGGCCCACTGAGCACTCGCATTCCACGGCGCGGCTCCACGCCAGCGAGCCGGCCCCCTTACCCATTGAAAGTTTGAGAATAGGTTGAGATCGTTTCGGCCCCAAGACCTCTAATCATTCGCTTTACCGGGTAAAACTGCCCACCGACGAGTGCCAGCTATCCTGAGGGAAACTTCGGAGGGAACCAGCTACTAGATGGTTCGATTAGTCTTTCGCCCCTAGACCCGGGTCGGACGACCGATTTGCACGTCAGGACCGCTACGGACCTCCACCAGAGTTTCCTCTGGCTTCGCCCTGCCCAGGCATAGTTCACCATCTTTCGGGTCCTAGCACGGACGCTCACGCTCCACctccccggccgggcggcgcgggcgaGACGGGCCGGTGGTGCGCCCGGGGCTGCCTTAGcggcgcacggccccgccccgggatcccacctcagccggcgcgcgccggcccTCACCTTCATTGCGCCGCGGGCTTTCGTTCGACGGCCCCTGACTCGCGCACGTGCTAGACTCCTTGGTCCGTGTTTCAAGACGGGTCGGGTGGGTAGCCGACATCGCCGCGGACCCCGGGcgcccgggcgcggccgcgcacggcccggcggcgccgcgcggtCGGGGCGCACTGAGCGCAGTCCGCCCCGGTTGACAGCGGcgccgggggccggcgggcccgggcccccgcgcccccgcgcgcgcgccgcgctgcgggacggcggcccggccccccgccgcccccccggggaggggggaggcgagagacgcggggcgcgccgcccccgccacggcgccgc is a window of Pseudopipra pipra isolate bDixPip1 unplaced genomic scaffold, bDixPip1.hap1 HAP1_SCAFFOLD_56, whole genome shotgun sequence DNA encoding:
- the LOC135408665 gene encoding collagen alpha-1(II) chain-like, whose amino-acid sequence is MAPRGCLPRCRPRGSVRPRGRARRPPPPPPPPGSGTGVSLSSPAPPPRGRLRLGPPRRRGDGRPANGARPARGPERPARALALPRRPCGPAAGGGSEEPPPRKAPSRPPPFAFSLSAVARRAPTAPLAPRAPRGPPALAASEPPPRPLARARGGEGRGSDRGADGRGAAAAAGRRPPSDERREKEGRAARLPAAAPPGTLAARSRRAGAEERAAGSGQLGAAARPGGPARTAFGGAARPGSPLPAGTRAPAGRPRPALRRGTDRRRTGAEGRAGLRGSERAAADLRPPGRDARFSFATILPPEPKDLGFPGAARRVMGITPPDRQSASFMVGTTTAASRGLAFLSLARPRARHAAGRGSAGADPPPKPARPAGRRLGRAAPPDVLEETATRRGGRGPVPEAPSARAARSAAGGGAATRCALRRYLRAGGASPRAFFFPPFSLSPLSGSPSRLRPHRRPALLAAGTHGRHPDPGRHRHLACFYPRTPEKLAGPRGRHTARYGEEAPPRREGRHLACHGKPTGRGDRPARTPASAAPLGRPRRSAGPPGALSHASRKASSIVTRGTAPRPLSLSLPLRGGRHVPQAADAGGPHATLHGSLPARQEAGAAGRPAPDNPRFRPRRAHGRPPQSGTSSVRKRHRTCRGATGFRPPRGRRLPPERPGDGDGEKNKKPPRKKHARLSLAVLATAARGSGRGPRPSLPDSLSLPTGSRLGGGRPLPGRSRALTHFLFPGALGVLRLKAAGAKIKKTEKKGREGAPLRPQPGPRPTDLRGTQPSGSQAGGAGPTARAARPPWLSRRPKRREGRGAAASPANGHRASPGLPGDSVGFSVCRRGRRPQPGRPAPPPSARWAGPRLRAEEGGTNKRAEACRGRRLARPSGGPVTEPLRQPAGPRRGRTPTASPRHAAGTAAARQPRTGRRHPGPGHLRGSREAAGEKARAGSALRAPAANRPQQCPPPPPDDGRRLKAGPPKGRDAAASPPSHTIAFARGPRGAGSRHRLGLDAAVGPPRAPLGRPSPALPRLRFRARLSSSSPVIGPARGSRSRAPRLSRAGLPAARGVGRPVARAEGRAAADAEEKGPSEPALLDNPCPQYGQTRPGAAAPPKRLEAPQRGGAREQAASRLDLTGGGARQRPLGRLPGPAATTGLPRKCRQAPKSRRSRVDLVALRRDAAGARAACGGRGGRIGRLRNRVDLMLASPGTG